In Pseudomonas nunensis, a single window of DNA contains:
- the fadD1 gene encoding long-chain-fatty-acid--CoA ligase FadD1 yields the protein MIEDFWKDKYPAGIAADINPDEYPNIQAVLKQSCQRFANKPAFSNLGKTITYGELYELSGAFAAYLQQHTDLQPGDRIAVQLPNVLQYPVAVFGAIRAGLIVVNTNPLYTAREMEHQFNDSGAKALVCLANMAHLAQTVVPKTGVKHVIVTEVADLLPPLKRLLINSVIKYVKKMVPAYHLPKAVKFNDVLSKGHGQPVAEANPDSGDVAVLQYTGGTTGVAKGAMLTHRNLVANMLQCKALMGSNLNEGCEILITPLPLYHIYAFTFHCMAMMLIGNHNVLISNPRDLTAMVKELSKWKFSGFVGLNTLFVALCNNEAFRKLDFSALKVTLSGGMALQLAAAERWKAVTGCGICEGYGMTETSPVATVNPIQHIQIGTIGIPVPSTLCKVIDDAGVEQPLGEIGELCVKGPQVMKGYWQRQDATDEMLDSEGWLKTGDIALIQPDGYMRIVDRKKDMILVSGFNVYPNELEDVLATLPGVLQCAAIGVPDEKSGEAIKIFIVVKPGVTLTKETVMEHMRANVTGYKVPRSVEFRDALPTTNVGKILRRELRDEELKKLGLKK from the coding sequence ATGATCGAAGACTTTTGGAAGGATAAGTACCCTGCCGGGATTGCTGCCGACATCAATCCAGACGAGTATCCGAATATTCAGGCAGTGTTGAAGCAGTCCTGCCAACGCTTCGCTAACAAACCGGCATTCAGCAACCTGGGCAAGACAATCACCTACGGTGAACTGTACGAATTGTCCGGTGCCTTTGCCGCTTACCTGCAGCAGCATACCGACTTGCAGCCCGGTGATCGAATCGCCGTGCAGTTGCCCAACGTGTTGCAGTACCCGGTAGCCGTTTTCGGTGCGATTCGCGCCGGGCTGATCGTGGTCAACACCAACCCGCTGTACACCGCGCGGGAGATGGAACACCAATTCAACGACTCCGGTGCCAAAGCCCTGGTCTGCCTGGCCAACATGGCGCATCTGGCCCAGACCGTCGTGCCGAAAACCGGCGTCAAGCACGTGATCGTCACCGAAGTGGCCGACCTGCTGCCACCGCTCAAACGCCTGCTGATCAACAGCGTCATCAAGTACGTGAAGAAGATGGTCCCGGCGTATCACTTGCCCAAGGCCGTCAAGTTCAACGACGTGCTGAGCAAGGGCCATGGCCAGCCAGTGGCTGAAGCCAACCCGGACAGCGGCGATGTCGCGGTGCTGCAATACACCGGCGGCACCACCGGCGTGGCCAAGGGCGCGATGCTGACCCACCGCAACCTGGTGGCGAACATGCTGCAGTGCAAGGCACTGATGGGTTCCAACCTCAATGAAGGTTGCGAGATCCTGATCACGCCGCTGCCGCTGTATCACATCTACGCCTTCACCTTTCATTGCATGGCGATGATGCTGATCGGCAACCACAACGTCCTGATCAGCAACCCGCGCGACCTCACGGCGATGGTCAAGGAACTGTCGAAGTGGAAGTTCAGCGGTTTTGTTGGCCTGAACACGCTGTTCGTGGCGCTGTGCAATAACGAAGCGTTCCGCAAGCTGGACTTCTCGGCGCTGAAAGTCACCCTGTCCGGCGGCATGGCCCTGCAACTGGCCGCGGCCGAGCGCTGGAAAGCGGTCACCGGTTGTGGCATCTGCGAAGGTTACGGCATGACCGAAACCAGCCCGGTGGCCACGGTCAACCCGATCCAGCACATCCAGATCGGCACCATCGGGATTCCGGTGCCTTCGACCCTGTGCAAAGTCATCGACGATGCCGGCGTTGAACAGCCGCTGGGCGAAATCGGTGAGTTGTGCGTGAAAGGCCCGCAAGTCATGAAGGGCTACTGGCAGCGCCAGGACGCCACCGATGAAATGCTCGACAGCGAGGGCTGGTTGAAGACCGGCGACATCGCGCTGATCCAGCCGGACGGCTACATGCGTATTGTCGATCGCAAGAAAGACATGATCCTGGTCTCCGGTTTCAACGTGTACCCGAATGAGCTCGAAGACGTGCTGGCGACCCTGCCGGGCGTGCTGCAATGCGCAGCCATCGGCGTACCGGACGAGAAGTCGGGTGAGGCGATCAAGATCTTCATCGTCGTCAAGCCGGGCGTGACCCTGACCAAGGAAACGGTGATGGAGCACATGCGCGCCAACGTCACTGGCTACAAGGTCCCGCGCTCCGTGGAGTTCCGCGACGCGCTGCCGACCACCAACGTCGGCAAGATCCTGCGTCGCGAACTGCGTGACGAAGAGCTGAAGAAGCTGGGCTTGAAGAAGTAA
- the fadD2 gene encoding long-chain-fatty-acid--CoA ligase FadD2 — translation MQPDFWNDKRPAGVPLDIDLGVYKSVIEVFERSCKKFADRPAFSNMGVTLTYAELERYSAAFAGYLQAHTDLAPGDRIAVQMPNVLHYPIAVFGALRAGLIVVNTNPLYTPREMRHQFKDSGARALVYLNMFGAKVQEVLADTDIQYLIEAKMGDLMPAAKGWLVNTMVSKVKKMVPDYALPQAISFKSTLRLGRGLGIKPLKVGLDDIAVLQYTGGTTGLAKGAMLTHGNLVANMQQARACLGQFGNDGQPLLREGQEVMIAPLPLYHIYAFTANCMCMMVTGNHNVLITNPRDIKGFIKELKNWRFSALLGLNTLFVALMDHPDFKTLDFSSLKLTNSGGTALVKATAERWEQLTGCRITEGYGLTETSPVACTNPYGDKSRIGTVGLPVPGTTLKVINDEGVEQPLGERGELCIKGPQIMKGYWNKPEATAEVLDAEGWFKSGDIGVIDPDGFVRIVDRKKDMIIVSGFNVYPNEIEDVVMAHPKVANCAVIGVPDERSGEAVKLFVVARESGVSLEELKAYCKENFTAYKVPKHIVLRESLPMTPVGKILRRELRDIA, via the coding sequence ATGCAACCTGATTTCTGGAATGATAAACGCCCGGCCGGCGTGCCCCTGGACATCGATCTTGGGGTCTATAAGTCGGTGATCGAGGTGTTCGAGCGTTCCTGCAAGAAATTCGCGGATCGCCCGGCCTTCAGCAACATGGGCGTGACCCTGACCTACGCCGAGCTCGAGCGCTACAGCGCCGCATTCGCCGGTTACCTGCAAGCCCACACCGACCTCGCGCCGGGGGATCGCATCGCGGTGCAGATGCCCAACGTCCTGCATTACCCGATTGCCGTGTTTGGCGCATTGCGCGCCGGGCTGATCGTGGTCAACACCAACCCGCTGTACACCCCGCGGGAGATGCGTCATCAGTTCAAGGATTCCGGTGCCCGGGCGCTGGTGTACCTGAACATGTTCGGGGCCAAGGTCCAGGAAGTGCTGGCCGACACCGACATCCAGTACCTGATCGAAGCGAAGATGGGCGACCTGATGCCCGCCGCCAAGGGCTGGCTGGTCAATACGATGGTGAGCAAGGTCAAGAAAATGGTCCCGGACTATGCCTTGCCCCAGGCCATCTCCTTCAAGAGTACGCTGCGCCTCGGCCGGGGCCTGGGCATCAAGCCGCTGAAGGTTGGCCTCGACGACATCGCGGTGCTGCAATACACCGGCGGCACCACCGGCCTGGCCAAGGGCGCAATGCTGACGCACGGCAACTTGGTGGCGAACATGCAACAGGCGCGCGCCTGTCTGGGCCAGTTCGGCAATGACGGTCAGCCGCTGCTGCGCGAAGGCCAGGAAGTGATGATCGCGCCGCTGCCGCTTTACCATATCTATGCCTTCACAGCGAACTGCATGTGCATGATGGTGACCGGCAACCACAACGTGCTGATCACCAATCCGCGCGACATCAAGGGCTTTATCAAGGAACTGAAGAACTGGCGGTTCTCGGCGTTGCTGGGGCTCAACACGCTGTTCGTCGCGCTGATGGATCACCCGGACTTCAAGACCCTGGATTTCTCCAGCCTCAAGCTCACCAACTCTGGCGGCACCGCGCTGGTCAAGGCCACTGCCGAGCGTTGGGAACAACTCACCGGTTGCCGCATTACCGAAGGCTACGGCCTGACCGAAACCTCGCCCGTGGCCTGCACCAACCCGTATGGCGACAAGTCGCGGATCGGCACGGTCGGCCTGCCAGTGCCGGGCACCACGCTGAAAGTCATCAATGACGAAGGCGTCGAGCAGCCATTGGGCGAGCGCGGCGAGTTGTGCATCAAGGGCCCGCAGATCATGAAGGGCTACTGGAACAAACCCGAGGCCACCGCCGAAGTGCTGGATGCCGAGGGTTGGTTCAAGTCGGGTGACATCGGGGTCATTGATCCGGATGGTTTCGTGCGCATCGTCGATCGCAAGAAAGACATGATCATCGTCTCGGGCTTCAACGTGTACCCGAACGAAATCGAAGACGTGGTGATGGCCCACCCGAAAGTCGCCAACTGCGCGGTGATCGGCGTGCCGGATGAACGTTCGGGGGAGGCGGTGAAGTTGTTTGTGGTGGCCCGGGAATCCGGGGTCAGCCTTGAAGAGTTGAAGGCTTACTGCAAAGAAAACTTCACCGCGTACAAAGTGCCCAAGCACATTGTGTTGCGCGAGTCGTTGCCGATGACGCCGGTGGGCAAGATTCTGCGGCGGGAGTTGCGCGATATCGCGTAA